From Mus musculus strain C57BL/6J chromosome 8, GRCm38.p6 C57BL/6J, a single genomic window includes:
- the Cd209f gene encoding CD209f antigen, translating to MAGEPEFHQSKNHEEEVTSGEQGFAEHDPEGLICSSKSLQGHLTQVPWLLLLLISLGLFLLMLATLVQVSRIRAYSQGQTQDQQGSSSLDKVAVPREQTHSGLEQIQQIQQQLTQFNASLAGLCRPCPWDWELFQGSCYLFSRTLGSWETSASSCEDLGAHLVIVNSVSEQRFMKYWNVRKNQRSWIGLSDHIHEGSWQWVDGSALKFSFWKEGEPNNDGDEDCVELFMDDWNDNKCTEQNFWVCEQPSAPCPHH from the exons ATGGCAGGAGAGCCAGAGTTCCATCAGTCAAAGAATCATG AGGAGGAGGTCACATCTGGAGAGCAGGGATTTGCTGAGCATGACCCCGAGGGTCTCATTTGCAGCTCCAAGAGTTTACAAG GGCATCTGACCCAAGTCCCCTGGCTTCTGCTGCTTCTCATCTCTTTGGGCCTCTTTTTGCTTATGTTGGCCACCCTGGTTCAAG TCTCCAGGATTCGTGCATACTCACAGGGACAGACCCAGGATCAGCAGGGTAGCTCCAGCTTGGACAAGG TTGCCGTTCCTCGGGAGCAGACACACTCCGGCTTGGAGCAGATCCAGCAGATTCAGCAGCAGCTGACTCAGTTCAACGCCTCGCTGG CTGGCCTGTGCCGGCCCTGTCCCTGGGACTGGGAGCTCTTCCAGGGAAGCTGCTACCTCTTCTCCAGAACCCTGGGCAGCTGGgaaacctctgcctcctcctgcgaGGATCTCGGGGCCCACCTGGTGATTGTCAACAGTGTTTCAGAGCAG AGATTCATGAAATATTGGAATGTGAGGAAAAACCAACGCTCCTGGATCGGCCTCAGTGACCATATACATGAAGGTTCCTGGCAGTGGGTGGACGGCAGCGCCCTCAAGTTCAG CTTTTGGAAAGAGGGGGAACCTAACAATGACGGAGATGAGGACTGCGTGGAGCTGTTCATGGATGATTGGAATGATAATAAGTGCACTGAACAGAACTTTTGGGTCTGTGAGCAGCCCTCTGCTCCCTGCCCTCATCACTGA
- the Cd209f gene encoding CD209f antigen isoform X3 — protein MAGEPEFHQSKNHEEEVTSGEQGFAEHDPEGLICSSKSLQGHLTQVPWLLLLLISLGLFLLMLATLVQVSRIRAYSQGQTQDQQGSSSLDKVAVPREQTHSGLEQIQQIQQQLTQFNASLAGLCRPCPWDWELFQGSCYLFSRTLGSWETSASSCEDLGAHLVIVNSVSEQSASRLECRVKLCARLRRVGSRESQTFLCAEIHEILECEEKPTLLDRPQ, from the exons ATGGCAGGAGAGCCAGAGTTCCATCAGTCAAAGAATCATG AGGAGGAGGTCACATCTGGAGAGCAGGGATTTGCTGAGCATGACCCCGAGGGTCTCATTTGCAGCTCCAAGAGTTTACAAG GGCATCTGACCCAAGTCCCCTGGCTTCTGCTGCTTCTCATCTCTTTGGGCCTCTTTTTGCTTATGTTGGCCACCCTGGTTCAAG TCTCCAGGATTCGTGCATACTCACAGGGACAGACCCAGGATCAGCAGGGTAGCTCCAGCTTGGACAAGG TTGCCGTTCCTCGGGAGCAGACACACTCCGGCTTGGAGCAGATCCAGCAGATTCAGCAGCAGCTGACTCAGTTCAACGCCTCGCTGG CTGGCCTGTGCCGGCCCTGTCCCTGGGACTGGGAGCTCTTCCAGGGAAGCTGCTACCTCTTCTCCAGAACCCTGGGCAGCTGGgaaacctctgcctcctcctgcgaGGATCTCGGGGCCCACCTGGTGATTGTCAACAGTGTTTCAGAGCAG AGTGCCTCTAGACTTGAGTGCAGAGTGAAGTTGTGCGCGAGGCTGAGAAGAGTGGGAAGCAGAGAATCGCAGACCTTTCTCTGTGCAGAGATTCATGAAATATTGGAATGTGAGGAAAAACCAACGCTCCTGGATCGGCCTCAGTGA
- the Cd209f gene encoding CD209f antigen isoform X1, whose translation MGLYKSQGRGKVERRESREAEDGRRARVPSVKESCSKSLQGHLTQVPWLLLLLISLGLFLLMLATLVQVSRIRAYSQGQTQDQQGSSSLDKVAVPREQTHSGLEQIQQIQQQLTQFNASLAGLCRPCPWDWELFQGSCYLFSRTLGSWETSASSCEDLGAHLVIVNSVSEQRFMKYWNVRKNQRSWIGLSDHIHEGSWQWVDGSALKFSFWKEGEPNNDGDEDCVELFMDDWNDNKCTEQNFWVCEQPSAPCPHH comes from the exons ATGGGGTTATATAAATCCCAGGGCagagggaaggtggagaggaggGAGTCAAGAGAAGCAGAGGATGGCAGGAGAGCCAGAGTTCCATCAGTCAAAGAATCATG CTCCAAGAGTTTACAAG GGCATCTGACCCAAGTCCCCTGGCTTCTGCTGCTTCTCATCTCTTTGGGCCTCTTTTTGCTTATGTTGGCCACCCTGGTTCAAG TCTCCAGGATTCGTGCATACTCACAGGGACAGACCCAGGATCAGCAGGGTAGCTCCAGCTTGGACAAGG TTGCCGTTCCTCGGGAGCAGACACACTCCGGCTTGGAGCAGATCCAGCAGATTCAGCAGCAGCTGACTCAGTTCAACGCCTCGCTGG CTGGCCTGTGCCGGCCCTGTCCCTGGGACTGGGAGCTCTTCCAGGGAAGCTGCTACCTCTTCTCCAGAACCCTGGGCAGCTGGgaaacctctgcctcctcctgcgaGGATCTCGGGGCCCACCTGGTGATTGTCAACAGTGTTTCAGAGCAG AGATTCATGAAATATTGGAATGTGAGGAAAAACCAACGCTCCTGGATCGGCCTCAGTGACCATATACATGAAGGTTCCTGGCAGTGGGTGGACGGCAGCGCCCTCAAGTTCAG CTTTTGGAAAGAGGGGGAACCTAACAATGACGGAGATGAGGACTGCGTGGAGCTGTTCATGGATGATTGGAATGATAATAAGTGCACTGAACAGAACTTTTGGGTCTGTGAGCAGCCCTCTGCTCCCTGCCCTCATCACTGA
- the Cd209f gene encoding CD209f antigen isoform X2, whose product MAGEPEFHQSKNHGHLTQVPWLLLLLISLGLFLLMLATLVQVSRIRAYSQGQTQDQQGSSSLDKVAVPREQTHSGLEQIQQIQQQLTQFNASLAGLCRPCPWDWELFQGSCYLFSRTLGSWETSASSCEDLGAHLVIVNSVSEQRFMKYWNVRKNQRSWIGLSDHIHEGSWQWVDGSALKFSFWKEGEPNNDGDEDCVELFMDDWNDNKCTEQNFWVCEQPSAPCPHH is encoded by the exons ATGGCAGGAGAGCCAGAGTTCCATCAGTCAAAGAATCATG GGCATCTGACCCAAGTCCCCTGGCTTCTGCTGCTTCTCATCTCTTTGGGCCTCTTTTTGCTTATGTTGGCCACCCTGGTTCAAG TCTCCAGGATTCGTGCATACTCACAGGGACAGACCCAGGATCAGCAGGGTAGCTCCAGCTTGGACAAGG TTGCCGTTCCTCGGGAGCAGACACACTCCGGCTTGGAGCAGATCCAGCAGATTCAGCAGCAGCTGACTCAGTTCAACGCCTCGCTGG CTGGCCTGTGCCGGCCCTGTCCCTGGGACTGGGAGCTCTTCCAGGGAAGCTGCTACCTCTTCTCCAGAACCCTGGGCAGCTGGgaaacctctgcctcctcctgcgaGGATCTCGGGGCCCACCTGGTGATTGTCAACAGTGTTTCAGAGCAG AGATTCATGAAATATTGGAATGTGAGGAAAAACCAACGCTCCTGGATCGGCCTCAGTGACCATATACATGAAGGTTCCTGGCAGTGGGTGGACGGCAGCGCCCTCAAGTTCAG CTTTTGGAAAGAGGGGGAACCTAACAATGACGGAGATGAGGACTGCGTGGAGCTGTTCATGGATGATTGGAATGATAATAAGTGCACTGAACAGAACTTTTGGGTCTGTGAGCAGCCCTCTGCTCCCTGCCCTCATCACTGA